In Nocardioides marinus, one DNA window encodes the following:
- the ftsX gene encoding permease-like cell division protein FtsX, whose protein sequence is MRYVLSNLGQGLRRNTSMHLAVVLTLFVSLSLVGFGALLNKQTDHINDQLGSELEITAYLCRKNDNNPDCLGEVTDAQKKAIVKVVEASPEVAGYRFESQETAFEKTKELYGPEEADRFEGPNAILRPEDLPESIWITLKDPREFEGITSAVVGLDGVARLVDQRETVGQITGIVDWLQRAALIVAGVLGLAALLLVANTIRLAAFARRKEIGIMRLVGASTLYIALPFLLEALVTAVIGVALAAGSLVAFQHFVVVERYSGFTVFPLVDWADLAYAVSVVGIAGPVITLVPTLLLTRKYVKV, encoded by the coding sequence ATGCGCTACGTCCTCTCCAACCTCGGCCAGGGGCTGCGTCGCAACACCTCGATGCACCTCGCGGTGGTGCTGACGCTGTTCGTGTCGCTGAGCCTCGTCGGCTTCGGTGCGCTGCTGAACAAGCAGACCGACCACATCAACGACCAGCTCGGCAGCGAGCTGGAGATCACGGCCTACCTGTGCCGCAAGAACGACAACAACCCCGACTGCCTCGGTGAGGTCACCGACGCGCAGAAGAAGGCGATCGTGAAGGTCGTCGAGGCCAGCCCCGAGGTCGCGGGCTACCGCTTCGAGTCCCAGGAGACCGCCTTCGAGAAGACCAAGGAGCTCTACGGCCCCGAGGAGGCCGACCGCTTCGAGGGGCCCAACGCGATCCTGCGTCCGGAGGACCTGCCGGAGTCGATCTGGATCACGCTGAAGGACCCGCGCGAGTTCGAGGGCATCACCAGCGCGGTGGTGGGCCTCGACGGCGTCGCCCGCCTGGTCGACCAGCGCGAGACCGTCGGGCAGATCACCGGCATCGTGGACTGGCTGCAGCGCGCCGCCCTCATCGTCGCCGGGGTGCTGGGGCTGGCGGCGCTGCTGCTGGTGGCCAACACCATCCGGCTCGCGGCCTTCGCGCGACGCAAGGAGATCGGCATCATGCGGCTGGTGGGCGCCTCGACGCTCTACATCGCGCTGCCGTTCCTCCTCGAGGCGCTGGTCACCGCGGTCATCGGTGTCGCGCTCGCGGCCGGCTCCCTGGTGGCCTTCCAGCACTTCGTGGTGGTCGAGCGCTACTCCGGGTTCACCGTGTTCCCGCTCGTCGACTGGGCCGACCTGGCCTACGCGGTCAGCGTGGTCGGGATCGCCGGCCCGGTCATCACGCTGGTCCCGACACTCCTGCTGACCCGCAAATACGTCAAAGTCTGA
- the ftsE gene encoding cell division ATP-binding protein FtsE, with protein MIRFEKVTKTYPGAGAPALDEVSVDVEKGEFVFLVGASGSGKSTALRLVLREYRATSGRVYVAGKEINRLAGWKVPRLRRQIGTVFQDFRLLQSKTVAENVAFALQVTGKSPREIKRLVPETLELVGLEDRADRLPDELSGGEQQRVAIARAYVGRPMILIADEPTGNLDPATSVGIMKLLDRINRTGTTVVMATHDHGIVDQMRKRVIELDHGRVVRDEARGVYGFSH; from the coding sequence GTGATTCGCTTCGAGAAGGTCACCAAGACCTACCCCGGCGCCGGGGCCCCGGCGCTGGACGAGGTGTCGGTCGACGTCGAGAAGGGCGAGTTCGTCTTCCTCGTCGGCGCGTCCGGCTCCGGGAAGTCCACGGCGCTGCGGCTGGTCCTGCGGGAGTACCGCGCGACCTCCGGGCGCGTCTACGTGGCCGGCAAGGAGATCAACCGGCTCGCCGGCTGGAAGGTCCCCCGGCTGCGCCGCCAGATCGGCACGGTCTTCCAGGACTTCCGGCTGCTGCAGTCCAAGACGGTCGCCGAGAACGTCGCCTTCGCGCTCCAGGTCACCGGCAAGTCCCCGCGCGAGATCAAGCGGCTGGTGCCCGAGACGCTGGAGCTGGTCGGGCTCGAGGACCGCGCCGACCGGCTGCCCGACGAGCTCTCCGGTGGCGAGCAGCAGCGCGTCGCGATCGCCCGGGCGTACGTCGGACGGCCGATGATCCTCATCGCCGACGAGCCCACCGGCAACCTCGACCCCGCCACGTCGGTGGGGATCATGAAGCTGCTGGACCGCATCAACCGGACCGGCACGACCGTCGTGATGGCCACCCACGACCACGGCATCGTCGACCAGATGCGCAAGCGCGTCATCGAGCTCGACCACGGCCGCGTCGTGCGCGACGAGGCCCGCGGCGTCTACGGCTTCTCGCACTGA
- a CDS encoding fibronectin type III domain-containing protein, translated as MHLRNLVPVGALLSLALAPLAAASTTSSAPETTRTTTYDARGWTLEKPVDAVLIDPAGLVPRPVGGRAALRAVGDRLEAVARLNGRTPQELRRLLLEDDTLVLTPSGRIAYEDRLGDPHGHLTGAEHTTGEDEAGTDPPPTSDEAVFPTSQTFQLHSRPGAERTIFLDFDGTTSIGSRWHTDATAVAPFSLDDDPAFSAREHAVAQQVWLRVAEDFAPFDVDVTTEDPGRAALARNGANDRVFGTRAQITSDVPVQGDLCSSRYCTGVAFVGVFDEPRDHEELQPAWVFTAYYNDSSTIAGTVSHEVGHTLGLDHDDKADDDVAGYYPGHANWTPIMGSGPGPVSQWSNGAFEGSRNTQDDLALMVDSDSGTPEGGLSLVPDEAGGTIASAAPFVPISGGLITHREDVDVYALGSCSGTVTVSAAPARVSPNLDVELQLRDASGAVLGRDDPPSTTGDGVTAGGMGATVRVEAEGELYARVDGVGTGDPTTAYDDYGSLGRYTLSASGCDGGAGTSTTVPDSPTVKKARPGRRGGQRTARVVWRAPATDGGAPVTGYVVLARKMRGAEPLARSKGSRVLRPGPTRTVLRLPRGRWAFQVVAVNEHGRSEPSTLSRTIRPR; from the coding sequence GTGCACCTCCGGAACCTCGTCCCCGTCGGGGCCCTGCTGAGCCTGGCCCTGGCGCCGCTCGCGGCCGCCTCGACGACGTCGTCGGCTCCGGAAACGACCCGCACCACGACGTACGACGCCCGCGGCTGGACCCTCGAGAAGCCGGTCGACGCGGTGCTGATCGACCCGGCCGGCCTCGTACCCCGCCCGGTCGGGGGGCGTGCGGCGCTGCGGGCCGTGGGTGACCGCCTGGAGGCCGTCGCCCGGCTCAACGGCCGCACCCCGCAGGAGCTGCGGCGGCTGCTGCTGGAGGACGACACGCTCGTGCTGACGCCCTCGGGGCGGATCGCCTACGAGGACCGGCTCGGCGACCCGCACGGCCACCTGACCGGTGCGGAGCACACGACCGGCGAGGACGAGGCCGGGACGGACCCGCCGCCCACCAGCGACGAGGCGGTCTTCCCCACCTCGCAGACCTTCCAGCTGCACAGCCGCCCCGGCGCCGAGCGCACGATCTTCCTGGACTTCGACGGGACCACCTCGATCGGGAGCCGGTGGCACACCGACGCGACCGCCGTCGCCCCCTTCTCCCTCGACGACGACCCGGCCTTCAGCGCTCGCGAGCACGCGGTGGCCCAGCAGGTCTGGTTGCGGGTCGCGGAGGACTTCGCCCCGTTCGACGTCGACGTCACCACCGAGGACCCGGGCCGTGCCGCGCTCGCCCGCAACGGCGCGAACGACCGGGTGTTCGGCACCCGCGCCCAGATCACCAGCGACGTACCGGTCCAGGGCGACCTGTGCAGCAGCCGCTACTGCACCGGCGTGGCGTTCGTCGGGGTCTTCGACGAGCCCCGGGACCACGAGGAGCTGCAGCCGGCGTGGGTGTTCACCGCCTACTACAACGACTCCTCCACCATCGCCGGGACGGTCAGCCACGAGGTCGGCCACACCCTGGGCCTCGACCACGACGACAAGGCCGACGACGACGTCGCGGGCTACTACCCCGGGCACGCGAACTGGACCCCCATCATGGGCTCCGGCCCGGGCCCCGTCAGCCAGTGGAGCAACGGCGCCTTCGAGGGCTCGCGGAACACCCAGGACGACCTCGCCCTGATGGTCGACAGCGACTCCGGCACCCCTGAGGGCGGCCTGTCGCTGGTGCCCGACGAGGCCGGCGGCACGATCGCCTCGGCCGCCCCCTTCGTGCCGATCTCGGGTGGCCTCATCACCCACCGCGAGGACGTGGACGTGTACGCCCTGGGCTCGTGCTCCGGCACGGTCACCGTGAGCGCGGCGCCCGCCCGTGTGAGCCCGAACCTCGACGTCGAGCTCCAGCTCCGCGACGCCTCCGGGGCCGTGCTGGGCCGCGACGACCCGCCCTCGACGACGGGCGACGGTGTGACGGCCGGCGGGATGGGTGCCACGGTGCGCGTCGAGGCCGAGGGCGAGCTCTACGCCCGCGTCGACGGCGTCGGCACGGGCGACCCCACCACGGCGTACGACGACTACGGCAGCCTGGGTCGCTACACCCTGTCCGCCAGCGGCTGCGACGGGGGCGCGGGCACCTCCACCACCGTCCCCGACAGCCCCACGGTGAAGAAGGCCAGGCCCGGACGACGGGGTGGACAGCGCACGGCCCGGGTCGTGTGGCGGGCACCCGCGACCGACGGCGGCGCCCCCGTGACCGGCTACGTCGTCCTCGCCCGCAAGATGCGCGGCGCCGAGCCGCTCGCGCGGTCCAAGGGCTCCAGGGTGCTGCGCCCGGGCCCGACCCGCACGGTGCTGCGGCTGCCCCGGGGCCGGTGGGCCTTCCAGGTCGTGGCCGTCAACGAGCACGGTCGCAGCGAGCCGTCGACGCTCTCCCGGACGATCAGGCCCAGGTGA
- a CDS encoding fibronectin type III domain-containing protein, whose translation MSSTGSRVARGALSTALLSTVLALGVSGAPSVSLPAPDGPSTTRPGATDLLPRTVAGREALRVVGEDLAAVAALNGRTESELRSLLLEDASLVLTPAGRLAYRDDLTARSEPGSAPARATYPTSQTFTLHSRPGSKRTIFLDFDGATSYGSQWSTDTGTVDGFSLDGDPAFNAEEHATIQEVWQRVAEDYAPFDVDVTTEDPGQAAITRSGSNDQVYGTRAQITGDAEAHADLCGNQYCTGIAYIGVFDEPNQHASLQPAWAFTRYFDDVSSIAETVSHEVGHNLGLDHHGRGGDAYYAGHANWAPIMGSGLKPVIQWSNGDYSNATSPDQDDLALITDTNPHTFAGGLSLVADEAGSTVATAAGSLPSSGAIITSRTDKDVFALGTCTGPVAVTASPAPVSPNLDISLDLLDAGGSVLDTDDPTSDFGDGSTAGGMGATVSITDGAGRSLFVRVDGVGTGSVDTGYDDYGSIGHYTLDVTCEGGGSTAEAPGAVTGLSASSSAPTSATATWSAPADDGGSSITGYHVSLAGGGTTLVSAGTTSHTFTGLSPDTTYTVQVAAVNAEGDGPTSSTQVTTQADEVVEPTDPLAGPKITKGSYNRRGTKLTLKWAPVDDAAGYVVVFTNRRGKVMDFFDQGQRTRGRVAMRKVSKKARFVQMVAYDLDGNIGDYGKRWRL comes from the coding sequence ATGTCGTCGACAGGCTCGAGGGTCGCCCGGGGCGCCCTGTCCACCGCGCTGCTCAGCACCGTCCTGGCGCTCGGCGTCAGCGGTGCTCCGTCGGTGTCGCTCCCGGCGCCGGACGGTCCGAGCACGACCCGGCCCGGCGCGACCGACCTGCTCCCGCGCACCGTCGCCGGCCGCGAGGCGCTGCGGGTGGTGGGCGAGGACCTCGCCGCCGTCGCCGCGCTCAACGGACGCACGGAGTCGGAGCTGCGCTCGCTGCTGCTCGAGGACGCCAGCCTCGTGCTGACGCCCGCGGGACGACTGGCCTACCGAGACGACCTCACCGCGAGGTCCGAGCCCGGCAGCGCACCCGCCCGCGCGACGTACCCGACCTCGCAGACCTTCACCCTCCACAGCCGGCCGGGCAGCAAGCGCACGATCTTCCTCGACTTCGACGGCGCCACGTCCTACGGGTCGCAATGGAGCACCGACACCGGCACGGTCGACGGTTTCTCCCTCGACGGCGACCCCGCCTTCAACGCCGAGGAGCACGCCACGATCCAGGAGGTGTGGCAGCGGGTGGCGGAGGACTACGCGCCCTTCGACGTCGACGTCACCACCGAGGACCCCGGCCAGGCGGCGATCACCCGCAGCGGCAGCAACGACCAGGTCTACGGCACCCGCGCGCAGATCACCGGCGACGCCGAGGCGCACGCCGACCTGTGCGGCAACCAGTACTGCACCGGCATCGCCTACATCGGGGTCTTCGACGAGCCCAACCAGCACGCCAGCCTGCAGCCGGCGTGGGCCTTCACCCGCTACTTCGACGACGTGTCCTCCATCGCCGAGACCGTCAGCCACGAGGTCGGCCACAACCTCGGCCTCGACCACCACGGCAGGGGCGGGGACGCCTACTACGCCGGGCACGCCAACTGGGCGCCGATCATGGGCTCCGGCCTGAAGCCGGTGATCCAGTGGAGCAACGGCGACTACTCGAACGCCACGAGCCCCGACCAGGACGACCTGGCGTTGATCACCGACACCAACCCCCACACCTTCGCCGGCGGTCTCTCGCTCGTCGCCGACGAGGCCGGCAGCACCGTGGCGACGGCCGCCGGCAGCCTCCCGAGCAGCGGGGCGATCATCACCTCCCGCACCGACAAGGACGTCTTCGCCCTGGGCACGTGCACGGGGCCGGTCGCCGTCACCGCCTCGCCGGCTCCGGTCAGCCCCAACCTCGACATCTCGCTGGACCTGCTCGACGCCGGCGGGAGCGTCCTCGACACCGACGACCCGACCTCCGACTTCGGCGACGGCAGCACCGCCGGCGGCATGGGCGCCACGGTCTCGATCACCGACGGCGCGGGTCGCTCGCTGTTCGTGCGGGTCGACGGCGTCGGCACCGGCAGCGTCGACACGGGGTACGACGACTACGGCTCGATCGGGCACTACACGCTCGACGTCACCTGCGAGGGCGGTGGCTCCACGGCCGAGGCGCCCGGCGCGGTGACCGGCCTGTCCGCGAGCTCATCGGCGCCCACCTCGGCGACCGCCACCTGGTCAGCACCCGCCGACGACGGCGGCTCGAGCATCACCGGCTACCACGTCAGCCTCGCCGGTGGCGGCACCACGCTGGTCTCCGCCGGCACCACCAGCCACACCTTCACCGGCCTCTCCCCCGACACGACCTACACCGTGCAGGTCGCTGCGGTGAACGCCGAGGGCGACGGCCCGACCTCCAGCACCCAGGTCACCACGCAGGCCGACGAGGTCGTCGAGCCCACCGACCCGCTGGCCGGGCCGAAGATCACCAAGGGCTCCTACAACCGCAGGGGCACCAAGCTCACCTTGAAGTGGGCGCCCGTGGACGACGCCGCCGGCTACGTCGTGGTCTTCACCAACAGGCGCGGGAAGGTCATGGACTTCTTCGACCAGGGCCAGAGGACCAGGGGGCGCGTCGCGATGCGCAAGGTCTCGAAGAAGGCCAGGTTCGTGCAGATGGTGGCCTACGACCTCGACGGGAACATCGGCGACTACGGCAAGCGCTGGCGGCTCTGA
- the prfB gene encoding peptide chain release factor 2, protein MAGPDYDVEIKQLQATMRTIEQVLDLEAMKSEIADLGEQVAAPDLWDDQANATRVTGRLSDLQGQVERFEALSGRIEDLGILVELGQEEGDADSLAEAERELGKIKAAVESLEVRTLLSGEYDSREAIVTIRSGAGGVDAADFAEMLMRMYTRWAERNKYPVEVYDVSYAEEAGIKSAEFAIHAPYAYGTLSVEVGTHRLVRISPFDNQGRRQTSFAAVEVVPQLEQTDEIEIDENEVRTDVFRSGGPGGQSVNTTDSAVRLTHIPTGIVVSCQNEKSQLQNKAAAMIVLKAKLLAKKKAEEAALKKDLKGDVAASWGDQMRNYVLNPYQIVKDLRTGYETGNPQPVFDGEIDGFLEAGIRWRRGAEKTDA, encoded by the coding sequence GTGGCAGGCCCCGATTACGACGTCGAGATCAAGCAGCTCCAGGCGACCATGCGCACCATCGAGCAGGTGCTCGACCTGGAGGCGATGAAGTCCGAGATCGCCGACCTCGGTGAGCAGGTGGCGGCGCCCGACCTGTGGGACGACCAGGCCAACGCGACCCGCGTGACCGGCCGGCTCTCCGACCTGCAGGGCCAGGTCGAGCGGTTCGAGGCGCTCAGCGGCCGCATCGAGGACCTCGGCATCCTGGTCGAGCTGGGCCAGGAGGAGGGCGACGCGGACTCGCTCGCCGAGGCCGAGCGCGAGCTGGGCAAGATCAAGGCCGCCGTCGAGAGCCTCGAGGTCCGCACCCTGCTCTCGGGTGAGTACGACTCCCGCGAGGCGATCGTGACGATCCGCTCCGGGGCCGGTGGCGTCGACGCCGCCGACTTCGCCGAGATGCTGATGCGGATGTACACCCGCTGGGCCGAGCGCAACAAGTACCCCGTCGAGGTCTACGACGTCTCCTACGCCGAGGAGGCCGGCATCAAGTCGGCCGAGTTCGCGATCCACGCGCCCTACGCCTACGGCACCCTCTCGGTCGAGGTCGGCACCCACCGCCTGGTGCGGATCAGCCCCTTCGACAACCAGGGGCGCCGCCAGACCTCCTTCGCCGCCGTCGAGGTCGTCCCGCAGCTGGAGCAGACCGACGAGATCGAGATCGACGAGAACGAGGTCCGCACCGACGTCTTCCGCTCCGGCGGCCCGGGCGGCCAGTCGGTCAACACCACCGACTCCGCGGTCCGCCTCACGCACATCCCCACCGGCATCGTCGTGTCCTGCCAGAACGAGAAGAGCCAGCTGCAGAACAAGGCCGCGGCGATGATCGTCCTCAAGGCCAAGCTGCTGGCGAAGAAGAAGGCCGAGGAGGCCGCGCTCAAGAAGGACCTCAAGGGCGACGTCGCCGCCAGCTGGGGCGACCAGATGCGCAACTACGTGCTGAACCCGTACCAGATCGTCAAGGACCTGCGCACCGGCTACGAGACCGGCAACCCGCAGCCGGTCTTCGACGGCGAGATCGACGGCTTCCTCGAGGCCGGCATCCGCTGGCGCCGTGGTGCTGAGAAGACCGACGCCTGA
- a CDS encoding CAP domain-containing protein codes for MRHLSGLLTVLVVLPLLAVGLGAAPASARTASNFQTGIHRLTNEIREQHDEDKLAKRKCVKRFAKKQARRMARQERMFHQDLTPILKKCDLSGVGENVAYGFTAPQGVLDAWMDSEGHRKNILDGSFTMLGVGAKQSEDGTWYLAQVFGRK; via the coding sequence ATGCGTCATCTCTCGGGCCTCCTCACCGTCCTCGTGGTCCTGCCGCTGCTGGCAGTCGGCCTGGGCGCCGCTCCCGCGAGCGCGCGCACCGCCTCGAACTTCCAGACCGGCATCCACCGGTTGACCAACGAGATCCGCGAGCAGCACGACGAGGACAAGCTCGCCAAGCGCAAGTGCGTCAAGCGCTTCGCGAAGAAGCAGGCCCGACGGATGGCGCGCCAGGAGCGGATGTTCCACCAGGACCTGACGCCGATCCTGAAGAAGTGCGACCTGTCGGGCGTGGGGGAGAACGTCGCCTACGGCTTCACCGCACCCCAGGGCGTCCTGGACGCCTGGATGGACTCCGAGGGCCACCGCAAGAACATCCTCGACGGCTCCTTCACCATGCTGGGCGTGGGTGCCAAGCAGAGCGAGGACGGCACCTGGTACCTCGCGCAGGTCTTCGGCAGGAAGTGA
- a CDS encoding class F sortase, translated as MGDSVRGDTGSRGRSWLSAALGLVAVSLVALGLVWWWQQPGSSSDRSVNDPAPTSTSGAAAGSATATPPPPAKSLRSRPGDPTRLRIPALDVAAPIDAVGTRRDVLVPPADPQRVGWWGEGAAPGEPGRALLAGHTVHTGGGALDDLEMLEPGDRVVVSSEERRTRWVVESVRVLGKGELARRAEQVFAQDGPPRLVLLTCEDWDGATYLSNVVVVAHPA; from the coding sequence GTGGGGGACAGCGTGCGGGGCGACACCGGCAGCCGGGGCCGGTCCTGGCTCTCGGCAGCGCTGGGCCTGGTCGCCGTGTCGCTCGTCGCCCTCGGACTCGTCTGGTGGTGGCAGCAGCCGGGCTCGTCCTCGGACCGGTCCGTGAACGACCCGGCCCCGACCAGCACCTCCGGAGCCGCAGCGGGCTCCGCCACGGCGACCCCGCCGCCGCCTGCGAAGAGCCTGCGCTCCAGGCCGGGTGACCCCACCCGGCTGAGGATCCCGGCGCTCGACGTCGCCGCCCCGATCGACGCGGTGGGCACCCGCCGCGACGTGCTCGTCCCGCCGGCCGACCCGCAGCGGGTCGGCTGGTGGGGCGAGGGGGCCGCGCCCGGCGAGCCCGGCCGGGCCCTGCTGGCCGGCCACACCGTGCACACCGGTGGTGGAGCTCTCGACGACCTCGAGATGCTCGAGCCCGGCGACCGGGTGGTCGTCTCCTCGGAGGAGCGCCGCACCCGCTGGGTGGTCGAGTCGGTCCGGGTCCTCGGCAAGGGCGAGCTGGCCCGGCGCGCGGAGCAGGTCTTCGCCCAGGACGGCCCGCCGCGGCTGGTCCTGCTGACCTGCGAGGACTGGGACGGAGCGACGTACCTCAGCAACGTCGTGGTGGTCGCCCACCCCGCCTGA
- a CDS encoding cation:proton antiporter, translated as MSADLVYLVAGLCLILSVLLPAVLRGAPVTTPMLLIGTGMLIGLTPLPEDLPLGHDDNRALIEHATELTVIVALMGVGLAIDRPLDLRRLSSWRTWSPAWRLLGVAMPLSIASVALLGWALGAAPAVALLLGAVLAPTDPVLASDVQVGGPTVSDDEEDVESETEDDEVRFALTSEAGLNDGLAFPFVYAAILLATEGAVSDWGARWVAWELLGKTAIGVAAGMLVGHLLARVAFRADNPALRVAERGEPLLAVAALFTAYGVGEVAQGYGFLAVFACAMTFRAAERRHSYHRDMHQVVERLERLLTLFVLLALGIALTRGLLEDLDWRSVAVAVAVVGLIRPAAAWVALAVRAPTEGPGTLTRRERVATAFFGVRGVGSLYYLAYAGADVADFRSGWLWSTVGLTIVVSVVVHGATAGPVMSRLECRRAQWAQQQEDEDEQRDQRRGRTAV; from the coding sequence ATGAGCGCCGACCTCGTCTACCTCGTCGCCGGGCTCTGCCTGATCCTCTCGGTGCTGCTGCCCGCGGTGCTGCGCGGCGCCCCGGTGACCACGCCGATGCTGCTCATCGGCACCGGGATGCTGATCGGGCTGACCCCGCTGCCCGAGGACCTGCCCCTGGGCCACGACGACAACCGCGCCCTCATCGAGCACGCCACCGAGCTGACCGTCATCGTCGCGCTGATGGGGGTGGGGCTGGCCATCGACCGGCCCCTCGACCTGCGCCGGCTCTCGTCGTGGAGGACGTGGTCGCCAGCGTGGCGGTTGCTCGGGGTCGCGATGCCGCTCTCCATCGCCTCGGTCGCCCTGCTCGGCTGGGCCCTCGGTGCCGCACCCGCCGTGGCGCTGCTCCTCGGTGCGGTCCTGGCGCCCACCGACCCGGTGCTCGCCTCCGACGTCCAGGTCGGGGGCCCCACCGTCTCCGACGACGAGGAGGACGTGGAGTCGGAGACCGAGGACGACGAGGTCCGCTTCGCGCTCACCTCCGAGGCCGGGCTCAACGACGGGCTGGCCTTCCCGTTCGTGTACGCCGCGATCCTGCTCGCCACCGAGGGCGCGGTCTCCGACTGGGGTGCCCGGTGGGTCGCGTGGGAGCTGCTCGGGAAGACCGCCATCGGGGTCGCCGCGGGCATGCTCGTGGGCCACCTGCTCGCCAGGGTCGCCTTCCGGGCCGACAACCCGGCGCTGCGCGTGGCCGAGCGCGGGGAGCCCCTGCTCGCCGTGGCGGCTCTGTTCACGGCGTACGGCGTCGGCGAGGTCGCCCAGGGCTACGGCTTCCTCGCGGTCTTCGCCTGCGCCATGACCTTCCGCGCCGCCGAGCGACGGCACAGCTACCACCGCGACATGCACCAGGTGGTGGAGCGCCTCGAGAGGCTGCTGACCCTCTTCGTGCTCCTGGCGCTCGGCATCGCGCTGACCCGGGGTCTCCTGGAGGACCTCGACTGGCGCTCGGTGGCCGTGGCGGTCGCGGTGGTCGGTCTGATCCGTCCGGCGGCGGCCTGGGTGGCGCTCGCAGTCCGGGCGCCGACCGAGGGGCCCGGGACGCTCACCCGGCGCGAACGGGTCGCGACCGCCTTCTTCGGCGTGCGGGGTGTGGGATCGCTGTACTACCTGGCCTACGCGGGGGCCGACGTCGCCGACTTCAGGTCCGGCTGGCTGTGGTCGACCGTCGGCCTGACGATCGTGGTGTCGGTGGTGGTCCACGGGGCCACCGCGGGACCGGTCATGAGCCGGCTCGAGTGCCGCCGCGCGCAGTGGGCCCAGCAGCAGGAGGACGAGGACGAGCAGCGCGACCAGCGGCGGGGTCGGACGGCGGTCTAG
- a CDS encoding pilus assembly protein TadG-related protein produces MSRHQRDDRGQRGSVTPLIVGFATVLALGIALVTDATAAYLQRSGLSTLADGAALSGADAGATGRATYTQGVPTDDLPVDAAAARAGVEAYLRQVRAHQEYPGLRVSVRVDRATSSVHVRLTAPLDLPLAIPGAADETIVAAEGEASSLVGE; encoded by the coding sequence GTGAGCCGTCATCAGCGGGACGACCGCGGGCAGCGCGGCTCGGTGACGCCGCTGATCGTCGGCTTCGCCACCGTCCTGGCGCTGGGCATCGCGCTGGTCACCGACGCGACCGCGGCCTACCTGCAGCGCTCCGGCCTCAGCACCCTCGCCGACGGGGCCGCGCTGTCCGGGGCCGACGCCGGCGCCACCGGCCGGGCGACGTACACCCAGGGGGTCCCCACCGACGACCTTCCGGTGGACGCGGCGGCCGCCCGCGCGGGGGTGGAGGCCTACCTGCGCCAGGTGCGCGCCCACCAGGAGTACCCCGGCCTGCGCGTCAGCGTCCGCGTCGACCGCGCCACCAGCAGCGTGCACGTCCGTCTCACCGCCCCGCTCGACCTCCCGCTCGCGATTCCCGGCGCTGCTGACGAGACCATCGTGGCGGCGGAGGGGGAGGCCAGCTCCCTGGTCGGGGAGTGA
- a CDS encoding TadE/TadG family type IV pilus assembly protein, whose product MLRCRGRARTQGGAAVVDFVLVVVVLVPLVLGVLQVSLVLLVRNTLTAAASDGARYAATVGRGPSDGVARTRDQIAGALAARFADDVSARVVSVDGAPTVVVTVRASVPALGLGGPGVDLEVAGHAVQELQP is encoded by the coding sequence GTGCTCCGCTGCCGGGGCCGCGCCCGCACCCAGGGGGGTGCGGCCGTCGTCGACTTCGTGCTCGTCGTGGTGGTCCTCGTCCCGCTCGTGCTGGGCGTCCTCCAGGTGTCGCTGGTGCTCCTGGTGCGCAACACCCTGACCGCGGCGGCCTCCGACGGTGCCCGCTACGCCGCCACCGTCGGCCGAGGGCCGTCCGACGGCGTCGCTCGCACCCGCGACCAGATCGCCGGGGCGCTGGCCGCTCGGTTCGCCGACGACGTCTCGGCCCGTGTGGTCTCCGTGGACGGCGCGCCGACGGTCGTAGTGACGGTGCGCGCAAGCGTGCCCGCGCTGGGTCTCGGTGGCCCGGGTGTGGACCTCGAGGTGGCCGGGCACGCAGTGCAGGAGCTCCAGCCATGA